The nucleotide sequence gtcacacacacattcacacacacaggcatgcacacagtGGGCTCCTGTCTATCTGAGGCTGTTGCTGTTGGGTTGTGATCCAGCAAGGCCGGGGTGGTCGGGACTGTGGCGGTTCTGGAGCCGGGGGACAGAGCATCAGCAAAACTCAATTAATAATGTTCATTTATGACATACAAGTTAAAGTTCATAATGAGAGAGAGCCTGGGCTTTATAGTCATGCAGATGATCGGAGATGGATACAAACCAAGGGCTGTAATACTACTTGTAGTCTAATTAAGGTAATACAAGTCTCTCATAACTCACAACACACGCATAAAACCTAGATATTCATATTTAACCAACATCCGCAAGAGATTATTTGAGCTGAACGTTAAACCTCTGAACTGAAGTGGTGGGTGATATTCAGCTGCTtctgatcagctgattaatGAGCGCCCAGGGTTATAGGATTGTTAGCTGAATCATGACACTGAACTTTAAAATATTCTCAGAAAAGACTAAGTGATTCAAAATTATGGATCCCATCAGAGTTGTGGGCAGAGGTGCATTAACTAGTAGACCGCACCAGATggttaaacctgcattaattagtattttatttcaacatttgtttaaatttctaCATGTAATATGAAAGAGGGGCGACTCGTAGTGAACCCAACAAAAAACTCAAATCAcccaacacagcagctgtgcttAAGGATTTACTGTATGATACGGGCTCTGCTGTTTCCAGAAAAAACATTGTACACTACCTTCCCAGCACTCAACAGTAGATAGACACAGTTTTAAACTTGCTGGTGAGTTAAATACCTAGCAAGCTGAGGACCCAGACGTTTGAGAAAACATCTGTGAAGACCACAAGCTAAAAGGACTGTGCAGGCTGAAGTGTGCAGGAACAAGACCCCAATCAGATGATCATGTTATAATCTGTCGACTGCGTGTTTTTGTTGGAAACTGTTTGCTAGGTAAACCGTACATTTATGAAGTGATAATAAGCAAGCTAGTCAAGCTAGTTTGAGTTCTTTCACTCCCTAGAGTCCAAAAATCaacactgctctgtgtttatgAATTATATGAATTAATTGTTGTATTTGGTTTAAATTCCAGTACTCAGTATAACCTTTAAGATAATAAACGGTAAGTATAGGTCTGGCTTGGTTAAAGTCAAGATAAGGGACTCGAAAGGACTTCCATCTTTGTTCATGACCCACAATAATACATAATTGTTAACTGTGAATTACTGGGGTCTTGATAAATAGATTTTAttaccttcttctttttcttgtcttttcttctttttcttgcgGTCAGGATCGTcgtccctctttttcttcttcttcttgggaTCAGAGTCTGATGGAGTttctgtgatgtaaaaaagaagCAGGTCAGTGGCCTGAAAACGTGTTACactcctttgtgtttgtgtagaggTGTAGTTTATGTTGTACCTTGTGGTAGTGGGTCCTGTGGTCGAtggtgtttgtgcttgtgtttgctcTTCTTCTTTGGGGGCTGTATGTGCATTAGTCTGTACTGTTCTGgagctggaaacacaaacacaaaaacatgtatgtAAGT is from Lates calcarifer isolate ASB-BC8 unplaced genomic scaffold, TLL_Latcal_v3 _unitig_3793_quiver_2986, whole genome shotgun sequence and encodes:
- the LOC108894706 gene encoding mediator of RNA polymerase II transcription subunit 19-B → MHIQPPKKKSKHKHKHHRPQDPLPQETPSDSDPKKKKKKRDDDPDRKKKKKRQEKEEEPPQSRPPRPCWITTQQQQPQIDRSPLCACLCV